The following are encoded together in the Lathyrus oleraceus cultivar Zhongwan6 chromosome 3, CAAS_Psat_ZW6_1.0, whole genome shotgun sequence genome:
- the LOC127125904 gene encoding organelle RRM domain-containing protein 2, mitochondrial, which translates to MAFVSGFQRLLRHSHSHFTSIRFNSTLTSPKLFVSGLSRLTTDEKLTEAFSPFGQLMEAKVIIDRASGRSKGFAFVSYATVEEAEKAREGMNAKFLDGWVIFVDPAKPREPRPPPQAESQAPQTGFTVNKTVGWCG; encoded by the exons ATGGCATTTGTCTCTGGATTTCAGCGGTTACTTCGCCATTCCCACTCCCACTTCACTTCGATTCGTTTCAATTCAACTCTCACTTCCCCCAAACTTTTCGTCAGCG GTCTTTCGAGATTGACAACGGATGAAAAGCTTACTGAAGCATTTTCTCCTTTTGGGCAGCTCATGGAAG CTAAGGTGATAATTGACAGGGCCTCTGGAAGATCAAAGGGGTTCGCTTTTGTATCGTATGCAACCGTAGAAGAAGCTGAGAAGGCGAGAGAAGGAATGAATGCTAAATTTTTGGATGGATGGGTTATATTTGTTGATCCTGCCAAGCCAAGAGAACCTCGACCTCCTCCGCAAGCAGAATCTCAGGCGCCTCAAACAGGGTTCACAGTTAATAAGACTGTTGGATGGTGTGGTTGA